One window from the genome of Dyella sp. A6 encodes:
- the purM gene encoding phosphoribosylformylglycinamidine cyclo-ligase has product MSDALTYRDAGVDIDAGNALVERIKPLVKRTFRPEVMGGLGGFGGLFALGNKYREPVLVSGTDGVGTKLKLAQTLNRHDTIGIDLVGMCVNDVLVQGAEPLFFLDYFATGKLDVDTAAAVVGGIAKGCELAGCALIGGETAEMPDMYPPGEYDLAGFTVGAVEKDGMLTGALIAAGDVILGVASSGPHSNGYSLIRRILERAGSPLALDLDGTRLVDALMAPTTIYVKPMLELLVNQGPAIHGMAHITGGGLKENIIRVVPDDLGLALDASAIKLPLVFDWLMREGNVAREEMWRTFNCGVGFTVILPESAVNAAKALLAKHGLESAVIGVVEAATDGERVRIG; this is encoded by the coding sequence ATGTCCGACGCCCTCACCTACCGCGACGCCGGAGTCGATATCGACGCCGGTAATGCCCTGGTCGAACGCATCAAGCCACTCGTCAAGCGCACCTTCCGCCCCGAAGTCATGGGAGGACTGGGCGGCTTCGGCGGCCTGTTCGCCCTGGGCAACAAGTACCGCGAGCCGGTACTGGTCTCCGGCACCGACGGCGTGGGCACCAAGCTCAAGCTGGCGCAGACACTGAACCGCCACGACACCATCGGCATCGACTTGGTCGGCATGTGCGTGAACGACGTGCTGGTGCAGGGTGCCGAGCCGTTGTTCTTCCTCGACTATTTCGCCACCGGCAAACTGGACGTAGACACCGCAGCAGCTGTGGTCGGCGGCATCGCCAAGGGCTGCGAACTGGCCGGCTGTGCATTGATCGGCGGTGAAACAGCCGAAATGCCCGACATGTACCCGCCTGGCGAATACGACCTGGCCGGCTTCACCGTGGGCGCGGTGGAGAAGGATGGCATGCTCACCGGCGCTTTGATCGCCGCCGGCGACGTGATCCTGGGCGTGGCTTCGAGCGGCCCGCACTCGAACGGCTATTCACTGATCCGGCGCATCCTCGAACGCGCCGGCAGCCCGCTGGCCCTCGACCTCGACGGCACCCGGCTGGTGGACGCGCTGATGGCGCCCACCACCATCTACGTGAAGCCGATGCTGGAGCTGCTGGTCAACCAGGGCCCCGCCATCCACGGCATGGCCCACATCACCGGCGGCGGCCTCAAGGAAAACATCATCCGCGTGGTCCCCGACGACCTGGGCCTGGCGCTGGACGCCTCGGCGATCAAGCTGCCGCTGGTGTTCGACTGGCTGATGCGCGAAGGCAACGTGGCGCGTGAGGAAATGTGGCGCACCTTCAACTGCGGCGTCGGTTTCACCGTGATCCTGCCCGAGAGCGCCGTTAATGCCGCCAAGGCACTGCTGGCCAAGCACGGCCTGGAAAGCGCCGTGATCGGTGTCGTGGAAGCCGCTACGGACGGCGAACGCGTGCGGATCGGTTGA
- the purN gene encoding phosphoribosylglycinamide formyltransferase, translating into MTQALKIAVLASGRGSNLAALIEAHAAGQLPVEFTLVASDKADAGALQLAETARIPTLALLPRNYADRASYDRELFARIAASGAELLVLAGFMRIIDGTVLAPWAGRIINIHPSLLPKYRGLHTHRRALEAGDAEHGASVHFVTAELDGGPVIAQAKLPVLPDDDEHTLASRLLPLEHRLLPAVTGLIASHRLSLGANGIELDRQLLAQPLLLGEDTLAA; encoded by the coding sequence ATGACACAAGCCCTGAAGATCGCCGTGCTCGCCTCCGGCCGCGGCAGCAACCTTGCCGCGCTGATCGAGGCGCATGCGGCCGGCCAGTTGCCGGTCGAGTTCACCCTGGTCGCCAGCGACAAGGCGGATGCCGGTGCGCTGCAATTGGCTGAAACGGCGAGGATTCCGACACTCGCACTGTTGCCGCGCAACTACGCGGACCGCGCCAGCTATGACCGCGAGCTGTTTGCCCGCATTGCCGCCAGCGGCGCCGAACTGCTGGTGCTGGCCGGTTTCATGCGCATCATCGATGGCACGGTACTGGCACCCTGGGCCGGCCGGATCATCAACATCCACCCATCGCTGCTGCCGAAATACCGCGGCCTGCATACGCACCGCCGCGCACTGGAGGCCGGCGATGCCGAGCACGGTGCGAGTGTGCATTTCGTCACCGCCGAACTGGATGGCGGCCCGGTGATCGCACAGGCAAAACTGCCGGTGCTGCCGGACGACGACGAACACACGCTGGCCTCGCGACTGCTGCCGCTGGAGCACCGCCTGCTGCCAGCGGTGACCGGCTTGATCGCCAGCCATAGGCTCAGCCTGGGTGCAAATGGCATCGAGCTCGACCGGCAGCTGCTGGCGCAGCCATTGCTGCTCGGCGAAGACACGCTGGCCGCCTGA
- a CDS encoding DUF3108 domain-containing protein, which translates to MSTFQRHLTLAAGFALAFAGTAAHAATPPQAFTATYQVLSDGNPIGQATISLKPVGNGDYAYSNEMKGTSGFAAMIGASSSEASRFRWSHDAAEALTYDYRMDTAFKQIHRHMQVDWNRHTVQVTENRRHFRYAPAPGMVDRNILPLAIGLALQDGGRSVSLPVGVRQRVERQTYQVKGNAAVQVPAGHFQAERVERSDSSNAFAAWYVPSKYPMPVKLAQKGGGDLTLQLVSFRRP; encoded by the coding sequence ATGTCGACCTTCCAGCGTCACCTCACCCTCGCCGCCGGCTTCGCACTGGCTTTTGCCGGCACTGCCGCCCATGCCGCCACCCCGCCGCAGGCGTTCACCGCGACCTATCAGGTACTGAGCGACGGCAACCCGATCGGGCAGGCCACGATCAGCCTCAAGCCGGTCGGCAATGGCGACTATGCCTACAGCAACGAGATGAAGGGCACCTCGGGCTTCGCCGCGATGATCGGTGCCAGCTCCAGCGAAGCCAGCCGCTTCCGCTGGAGCCACGACGCCGCGGAAGCGCTCACCTACGACTACCGCATGGATACCGCCTTCAAGCAGATCCACCGGCACATGCAGGTGGACTGGAACAGGCATACCGTGCAGGTCACCGAGAACCGCAGGCATTTCAGATATGCCCCGGCCCCCGGCATGGTCGACCGCAACATCCTGCCGCTGGCCATTGGGCTGGCCCTGCAGGATGGTGGACGTAGTGTGTCGCTCCCGGTCGGCGTGAGGCAGCGCGTGGAGCGGCAGACGTACCAGGTGAAGGGTAACGCCGCCGTGCAGGTGCCGGCCGGCCACTTCCAGGCCGAACGCGTCGAGCGCAGCGACTCGAGCAATGCCTTCGCCGCGTGGTACGTGCCGTCGAAATACCCGATGCCGGTGAAACTTGCGCAGAAGGGCGGTGGCGACCTGACCCTGCAGCTGGTGAGCTTTCGCCGCCCCTGA
- the murA gene encoding UDP-N-acetylglucosamine 1-carboxyvinyltransferase, with the protein MAKILISGGEPLHGEVGISGAKNAVLPILAACLLADEPVTISNVPHLHDVTTTMELLGQMGVQLVLDDRMKIHVDPRSTDRCFAPYELVKTMRASILVLGPLVARFGQAEVSLPGGCQIGSRPVDQHIRGLQALGADIVVENGYIKAKASRLKGARISMDMVTVTGTENVMMAAVLASGTSVIENAAQEPEVVDLANCLIAMGAQIEGAGTSTMTIHGVERLHGAEYEVLPDRIETGTFLVGAAMTGGKVRARGTRANTMDAVLAKLEDAGAHVNTGDNWIELDMNGRRPKAVNITTAPYPAFPTDMQAQFTALNCVAEGVGIITETVFENRFMHAHELQRLGADIRLEGNAAIIQGVQHMSGAPIMATDLRASACLVLAGLVAQGDTTVDRVYHIDRGYENIEEKLGALGAKIRRLPT; encoded by the coding sequence ATGGCCAAGATTCTGATCAGTGGCGGCGAGCCGCTTCACGGCGAGGTCGGTATCTCCGGCGCCAAGAATGCCGTGCTGCCCATTCTCGCAGCCTGTCTGCTGGCCGACGAGCCGGTCACGATCAGCAATGTGCCCCACCTGCACGACGTCACCACCACGATGGAGCTGCTGGGCCAGATGGGCGTGCAGCTGGTGCTGGACGACCGCATGAAGATCCATGTGGATCCGCGTTCCACCGACCGCTGCTTCGCGCCGTATGAACTGGTGAAGACCATGCGGGCCTCCATTCTGGTGCTGGGTCCGCTGGTGGCACGGTTCGGGCAGGCTGAAGTCTCGCTGCCCGGCGGCTGCCAGATCGGTTCGCGCCCGGTCGACCAGCATATACGCGGCCTGCAGGCGCTGGGCGCCGACATCGTGGTCGAAAACGGCTACATCAAGGCCAAGGCCAGCCGCCTGAAGGGCGCCCGAATCTCGATGGACATGGTCACCGTGACCGGTACCGAGAACGTGATGATGGCGGCGGTGCTGGCTTCCGGCACCTCGGTGATCGAGAACGCCGCGCAGGAGCCGGAAGTGGTCGATCTGGCCAACTGCCTGATCGCGATGGGTGCGCAGATCGAAGGTGCCGGCACCTCCACCATGACCATCCACGGTGTCGAGCGCCTGCACGGCGCGGAATACGAAGTGCTGCCCGACCGTATCGAAACCGGCACGTTCCTGGTCGGCGCGGCGATGACCGGCGGCAAGGTGCGTGCCCGTGGCACCCGCGCCAACACCATGGACGCTGTGCTGGCCAAGCTGGAAGATGCCGGTGCGCATGTGAACACCGGCGACAACTGGATCGAGCTGGACATGAATGGCCGCCGGCCCAAGGCGGTGAACATCACCACGGCGCCGTACCCGGCCTTTCCCACCGACATGCAGGCGCAGTTCACCGCGCTCAACTGCGTGGCCGAGGGCGTGGGCATCATCACCGAGACGGTATTCGAGAACCGCTTCATGCATGCCCACGAACTGCAGCGGCTGGGTGCCGACATCCGTCTGGAAGGCAATGCCGCGATCATCCAGGGTGTGCAGCACATGAGTGGCGCGCCGATCATGGCCACCGACCTGCGTGCCAGCGCGTGTCTGGTGCTGGCCGGCCTGGTGGCGCAGGGCGATACCACAGTGGACCGCGTGTATCACATCGACCGCGGTTACGAGAATATCGAAGAGAAGCTCGGTGCCCTGGGCGCGAAGATCCGGCGCCTGCCGACCTGA
- a CDS encoding BolA family protein → MDAATIQAMIENGLPGARASVQGDDGVHFEAEVVAEQFAGKLPLARHRLVYATLGELMGGAIHALALKTLTPGEAAARR, encoded by the coding sequence ATGGACGCAGCCACCATCCAGGCAATGATCGAAAACGGCCTGCCCGGCGCGCGCGCTAGCGTGCAGGGCGATGACGGCGTGCATTTCGAGGCGGAAGTGGTGGCCGAGCAGTTCGCCGGCAAATTGCCGTTGGCGCGGCACCGGCTGGTCTATGCCACGCTGGGCGAGCTGATGGGTGGGGCGATCCATGCACTGGCACTCAAGACGCTGACTCCCGGGGAAGCCGCCGCGCGCCGTTGA
- a CDS encoding KpsF/GutQ family sugar-phosphate isomerase, whose product MNVPAATARSTPMDADELVRSARTVIATEAAAIRALESRIGPEFVEACRLILGCQGRLVVTGMGKSGHVGRKIAATLASTGTPSFYVHPGEASHGDLGMILPQDVVLALSNSGETDEVLFILPMIKRQGIPLIAITGNPDSSLAGQADVHLDAGISAEACPLGLAPTASTTAALVMGDALAIALLDARGFTSDDFARSHPAGSLGRRLLLHIGDVMHTGDGIPTVGPDASLTEALVEMTRKHLGMTAVIDAERRLLGVFTDGDLRRALDDDGVDLRNASVAELMTRKPKAIGADKLAIEAAQLMEKHQIHALLVVDDTQRVVGALNIHDLLRARVV is encoded by the coding sequence ATGAACGTACCCGCAGCCACCGCCCGCAGCACGCCCATGGACGCCGACGAACTGGTGCGCAGCGCCCGCACGGTCATCGCCACCGAGGCGGCCGCGATCCGTGCACTGGAATCGCGCATCGGTCCCGAATTCGTCGAAGCCTGCCGACTGATCCTGGGTTGCCAGGGCCGGCTGGTGGTCACCGGCATGGGCAAGTCCGGCCATGTCGGACGCAAGATCGCCGCCACGCTGGCCTCGACCGGCACGCCATCGTTCTACGTCCACCCGGGCGAGGCGAGCCACGGCGACCTGGGCATGATCCTGCCCCAGGACGTGGTGCTGGCGCTGTCCAACTCCGGCGAGACCGACGAGGTGCTGTTCATCCTGCCGATGATCAAGCGCCAGGGTATTCCGCTGATCGCGATCACCGGCAACCCCGACTCCTCGCTGGCCGGACAGGCCGACGTGCACCTCGATGCCGGCATTTCCGCCGAGGCCTGCCCGCTGGGGCTGGCGCCCACGGCCAGCACCACCGCGGCCCTGGTGATGGGCGACGCGCTCGCCATCGCCCTGCTTGATGCTCGCGGCTTCACTTCCGACGATTTCGCCCGCTCGCACCCGGCCGGCAGCCTGGGGCGCCGGCTGCTCCTGCATATCGGCGACGTGATGCATACCGGCGACGGCATTCCCACGGTGGGGCCGGATGCCAGCCTGACCGAAGCGCTGGTGGAAATGACCCGCAAGCACCTGGGCATGACCGCTGTGATCGACGCCGAGCGCCGGCTGCTCGGGGTGTTCACCGACGGCGACCTGCGCCGCGCACTGGACGACGACGGCGTGGACCTGCGCAATGCCAGCGTGGCCGAGCTGATGACACGCAAGCCCAAGGCGATCGGCGCCGACAAGCTGGCGATCGAGGCAGCCCAGCTGATGGAAAAGCACCAGATCCATGCCCTGCTGGTGGTGGACGACACACAGCGCGTGGTGGGTGCGCTGAACATCCACGACCTGCTGCGCGCCCGGGTGGTCTGA
- a CDS encoding HAD-IIIA family hydrolase, translated as MPNYLADLPAPLLTRAAGIRLAAFDVDGTLTDGRLYYDESGHETKVFHVHDGLGLKRLQANGVQVAFITARISHPVALRAEELDIAHVYQGQGDKRTCLLQLLEALKLTPEQAAFVGDDLPDLPPMHIAGLAVAVANAHPWVAEAAHWQTRLAGGNGAVREVCDLILHAQGKLAAERDRWK; from the coding sequence ATGCCGAACTACCTCGCCGACCTGCCCGCCCCCCTGCTCACCCGTGCTGCCGGCATCCGCCTGGCCGCCTTCGACGTGGACGGCACCCTTACCGATGGCCGGCTGTACTACGACGAAAGCGGGCATGAGACCAAGGTATTCCACGTGCACGACGGCCTTGGCCTGAAGCGGCTGCAGGCGAATGGCGTGCAGGTCGCCTTCATCACCGCCCGGATCAGCCACCCGGTAGCCCTGCGCGCCGAGGAACTGGACATCGCACATGTCTACCAGGGGCAAGGCGACAAGCGCACCTGCCTGCTGCAGCTGCTGGAAGCACTGAAGCTCACACCCGAGCAGGCGGCCTTCGTCGGCGACGACCTGCCCGACCTTCCGCCCATGCACATCGCCGGTCTGGCGGTGGCCGTGGCCAATGCGCACCCGTGGGTCGCCGAAGCCGCGCACTGGCAGACCCGGCTTGCGGGCGGCAACGGTGCCGTGCGCGAAGTCTGCGATCTGATCCTGCATGCGCAGGGCAAACTGGCCGCCGAACGGGATCGCTGGAAGTGA
- the lptC gene encoding LPS export ABC transporter periplasmic protein LptC, whose translation MSHLFSRVREYLRDRKLATGITVLALAAGTLQAVFWWIAPTPSTNDFVGPPRSGYTLSNFRMWSYDPQGRLGFTMRAPRLDRREGDDSLYITSPRFTLAAKQPGVPDWQGNSLYGWVNHAGTLLKLQGPVHMYRPAYGDALPATLDTSDVTAWPKENRMETAAPAQMTQGASRMSGVGMRAELTDNHLELLHDVHGTFVPHPRPAASRRAGAGSAHPAASPRTEG comes from the coding sequence GTGAGCCATCTCTTCAGTCGTGTGCGCGAATACCTGCGCGACCGCAAGCTGGCCACCGGCATCACCGTGCTTGCCCTGGCCGCCGGCACGTTGCAAGCCGTGTTCTGGTGGATCGCACCCACACCCAGTACCAACGACTTCGTCGGCCCGCCCCGCTCGGGCTACACCCTCAGCAATTTCCGCATGTGGTCGTACGACCCGCAGGGCCGGCTCGGCTTCACCATGCGTGCGCCGCGGCTGGATCGCCGCGAGGGCGACGACTCGCTGTACATCACCTCGCCCCGGTTCACCCTGGCTGCGAAGCAACCCGGCGTACCCGACTGGCAGGGCAACTCGCTCTACGGCTGGGTCAACCACGCCGGCACCCTGCTCAAGCTGCAGGGCCCGGTGCACATGTACCGGCCCGCCTACGGCGACGCGCTGCCCGCCACCCTGGACACCTCCGACGTCACTGCCTGGCCCAAGGAGAACCGCATGGAAACCGCGGCGCCGGCACAGATGACCCAGGGCGCCAGTAGAATGAGCGGCGTCGGCATGCGCGCCGAACTTACCGATAACCATCTGGAGCTTCTCCATGACGTCCACGGCACCTTCGTCCCGCACCCGCGGCCTGCTGCGTCTCGGCGCGCTGGCGCTGGGTCTGCTCATCCTGCAGCCAGCCCTCGCACGGAAGGATGA
- the lptA gene encoding lipopolysaccharide transport periplasmic protein LptA has protein sequence MNVENAQRFDGKYAPNSTATFYGNVIITQGTMKVTGDKAVVHFDADQNVDHVLITGTPAHIQEMDDSGNLMLGHANQLDYDNDTGIAVLTGHAFIQQKGRGEAHGDKLTYNTQTSEMTGVSGTDGRVHMTFIPKPKPATGKTASKPVVPASASSASNPKGQH, from the coding sequence ATGAACGTCGAGAATGCACAGCGTTTCGACGGCAAGTACGCACCCAACAGCACGGCCACCTTCTACGGCAACGTCATCATCACGCAGGGCACGATGAAGGTCACCGGCGACAAGGCGGTGGTGCACTTCGATGCCGACCAGAACGTCGACCATGTGCTGATCACCGGTACGCCGGCACACATCCAGGAAATGGATGACAGCGGCAACCTGATGCTCGGCCACGCCAACCAGCTGGACTACGACAACGACACCGGCATCGCCGTGCTCACTGGCCACGCTTTCATCCAGCAGAAGGGCCGCGGCGAAGCACACGGCGACAAGCTCACCTACAACACCCAGACCAGCGAGATGACCGGCGTCAGCGGCACCGACGGCCGCGTGCACATGACCTTCATACCCAAGCCCAAGCCTGCGACCGGCAAGACCGCGTCCAAGCCCGTCGTACCCGCCAGCGCCAGCTCCGCGTCCAACCCGAAGGGACAGCACTGA
- the lptB gene encoding LPS export ABC transporter ATP-binding protein: MLSAEGLQKRFRSRQVVRDFGFSIRQGEVVGLLGPNGAGKTTCFYMVVGLIEADGGSIRLDKQDITGLPMHARAKLGIGYLPQEASVFRRLSVADNILAVLELRDGLNARQRAAELESLLDELKIGHIADQKGVSLSGGERRRVEIARALAAQPRYMLLDEPFAGVDPISVGEIQRIVRHLKERGIGVLITDHNVRETLGICDRAYILNEGEVLSRGTPAHILADEKVREVYLGREFKL; the protein is encoded by the coding sequence ATGCTCTCCGCTGAAGGCCTGCAGAAACGCTTCCGCTCGCGCCAGGTCGTGCGCGATTTCGGATTTTCCATCCGCCAGGGCGAAGTGGTGGGCCTGCTTGGCCCCAACGGCGCCGGCAAGACCACCTGTTTCTACATGGTGGTCGGCCTGATCGAAGCCGATGGCGGCAGCATCCGCCTCGACAAGCAGGACATCACCGGACTGCCGATGCACGCCCGCGCCAAGCTGGGCATCGGCTACCTGCCGCAGGAAGCCTCGGTGTTCCGCCGGCTCAGCGTGGCCGACAACATCCTGGCCGTGCTGGAGCTGCGTGACGGACTCAACGCCCGGCAGCGGGCCGCCGAACTGGAAAGTCTGCTCGACGAGCTGAAAATCGGCCATATCGCCGACCAGAAGGGCGTCAGCCTGTCCGGCGGCGAGCGACGCCGGGTCGAGATCGCCCGCGCGCTGGCCGCACAGCCACGCTACATGCTTCTGGACGAACCCTTCGCCGGCGTGGACCCGATCTCGGTCGGCGAAATCCAGCGCATCGTGCGGCACCTGAAGGAACGTGGTATCGGCGTCCTGATCACCGACCACAACGTGCGCGAAACCCTGGGCATCTGCGATCGCGCCTACATCCTGAACGAGGGCGAGGTGCTCTCGCGCGGCACGCCGGCCCACATCCTGGCCGACGAGAAGGTGCGCGAGGTGTATCTGGGACGCGAATTCAAGCTCTGA
- a CDS encoding RNA polymerase factor sigma-54 has protein sequence MKPGLQFRLNQQLALTPQLQQAIRLLQLSQLELEAELRQIAESNPLLEFAEDAEPGAEDEHEGEDAYTSNTAEVAADNDPADIPEWTEGDVNSEQPIDFSASHTGSSSGSRDDDGLEPQNAAPETLQEHLQWQLNLSSLDTRQKTIATVLIDALNNDGYLTEGLDAILAALPAHLGASLEDVESVRRQLQRFDPAGVGSLDLRDCLRAQLEQFDEATPHRELALSIVDGELDLLARNDLARLARKLRVDEEDAAGAAMLIRSLDPRPGAALDTTPVEYIAPDVYARKAGSRWQVSLNPDSQPKLGLNQHYCSLIAQARGNDASWMRGQLQEARWLLKSLESRAETLIKVADAIVRRQSAFLDYGPEAMHPLVLREVAEEVGMHESTISRVTTRKYIHTPRGTFELKHFFSSGVSTEDGGSASATAIQAMLRKLVDAEDPRKPLSDQALAVELRNKGIQVARRTVAKYREALRIPSSNERQRAS, from the coding sequence ATGAAACCCGGACTGCAGTTTCGTCTCAATCAGCAGCTTGCCCTGACGCCCCAGTTGCAACAGGCGATCCGTCTGCTGCAACTGTCGCAACTCGAGCTTGAGGCCGAACTGCGCCAGATCGCCGAGAGCAACCCCTTGCTGGAGTTCGCCGAGGACGCCGAGCCCGGCGCCGAAGACGAGCACGAAGGCGAGGATGCCTATACCTCCAACACCGCCGAAGTTGCCGCCGACAACGATCCCGCCGACATCCCGGAATGGACTGAGGGCGACGTCAACAGCGAACAGCCGATCGACTTTTCCGCCAGCCATACCGGCAGCAGCAGCGGATCACGCGATGACGATGGGCTTGAACCGCAGAACGCGGCCCCGGAAACCCTGCAGGAACACCTGCAGTGGCAGCTCAATCTGAGCTCGCTGGATACCCGCCAGAAAACCATTGCCACGGTACTGATCGACGCGCTCAACAACGACGGCTACCTCACCGAGGGGCTCGATGCCATCCTCGCGGCCCTGCCGGCTCACCTCGGTGCCAGCCTGGAGGACGTCGAGTCGGTGCGACGGCAACTGCAGCGCTTCGATCCCGCGGGTGTCGGCAGCCTAGACCTGCGCGACTGCCTGCGCGCCCAGCTGGAACAGTTCGACGAAGCCACCCCGCATCGCGAACTGGCCCTGAGCATTGTCGACGGCGAACTGGACCTGCTGGCCCGCAACGACCTGGCCCGCCTGGCCCGCAAGCTACGCGTGGACGAAGAGGACGCGGCCGGCGCCGCCATGCTGATCCGCAGTCTCGATCCACGCCCCGGCGCGGCGCTGGACACCACTCCGGTGGAATACATCGCGCCGGACGTCTATGCACGCAAGGCCGGCAGTCGCTGGCAGGTCAGTCTGAATCCCGACAGCCAGCCCAAACTCGGCCTCAACCAACACTACTGCAGCCTGATCGCCCAGGCGCGTGGCAATGACGCCAGTTGGATGCGTGGCCAGTTGCAGGAGGCGCGCTGGCTGCTGAAAAGCCTGGAGTCCCGTGCCGAGACGCTGATCAAGGTGGCCGATGCCATCGTGCGCCGGCAGAGCGCCTTCCTCGACTACGGTCCCGAGGCCATGCACCCGCTGGTGCTGCGCGAAGTCGCCGAGGAAGTCGGCATGCACGAATCCACCATCTCGCGCGTGACCACCCGCAAGTACATCCATACCCCGCGCGGCACCTTCGAGCTGAAGCATTTCTTTTCCAGCGGCGTATCCACCGAGGATGGCGGCAGCGCCTCGGCCACCGCCATCCAGGCGATGCTGCGCAAGCTGGTGGATGCCGAAGACCCGCGCAAACCGCTCTCGGACCAGGCCCTGGCCGTGGAGCTGCGCAACAAGGGCATCCAGGTCGCACGTCGCACCGTCGCCAAGTACAGGGAGGCATTGCGTATTCCAAGTTCCAACGAACGTCAGCGCGCCAGTTGA
- the hpf gene encoding ribosome hibernation-promoting factor, HPF/YfiA family, whose product MQFQLSGQQIEVTPALRDHVTAKLDRLTRLDDRLVSLTIVLSLDKLQQRAEGTLAASGATLHAEAAEADMYASIDTLFDKLVSQLRRHREKICDKHQREVRQERQYG is encoded by the coding sequence ATGCAATTCCAACTCAGTGGCCAGCAGATCGAAGTCACCCCGGCCCTCCGCGACCATGTGACCGCCAAGCTCGACCGGTTGACCCGTCTCGACGATCGTCTGGTAAGCCTCACTATCGTGCTCTCCCTGGACAAACTGCAGCAACGCGCCGAAGGCACGCTCGCCGCCAGTGGCGCCACCCTCCACGCCGAAGCAGCCGAGGCCGACATGTACGCCTCGATCGACACGCTGTTCGACAAGCTGGTAAGCCAGCTGCGCCGTCACCGCGAAAAGATCTGCGACAAGCATCAGCGTGAAGTCCGCCAGGAACGCCAGTACGGCTGA
- the hprK gene encoding HPr(Ser) kinase/phosphatase: MSLRWVAGMRGESRALDPGATQTRRPSLIGYLNVIYPNKVQIIGSEELRYLDSLDSRQRWEAIHKIAATEPVALIVTRDQPIPSDLREVAEETDTPLWLSSKRGHELLTWLQYHLARTLAPRTTLHGVFLEVFSIGVLITGEAGSGKSELALELISRGHRLVADDAPEFTLIAPDVIDGTCPELLQDLLEVRGLGVLNVREMFGHTAVKPSKYLRLIIHLKPLREGEEIDAMTRLTGDIGHREVFEVPIPMITLPVAPGRNLSVLVEAAVRSHMLKSKGIDPAQTFIDRQAHQMRRLPPW, translated from the coding sequence ATGTCCCTGCGCTGGGTCGCCGGCATGCGCGGCGAATCACGCGCGCTCGATCCCGGCGCCACCCAGACCCGGCGCCCTTCGCTGATCGGCTACCTGAACGTGATCTACCCGAACAAGGTACAGATCATCGGCAGCGAGGAACTGCGCTACCTCGACAGCCTGGACTCGCGCCAGCGCTGGGAGGCCATCCACAAGATCGCCGCCACCGAGCCGGTCGCGCTCATCGTCACCCGCGACCAGCCGATCCCCTCCGACCTGCGCGAAGTGGCCGAGGAAACCGACACGCCACTGTGGCTCAGCTCGAAGCGCGGCCATGAGCTGCTTACCTGGCTGCAGTACCACCTGGCCCGCACGCTGGCTCCGCGCACCACCCTGCACGGCGTTTTCCTGGAAGTGTTTTCCATCGGCGTGCTGATCACCGGCGAGGCCGGTTCCGGCAAGAGCGAGCTGGCACTGGAGCTGATCAGTCGCGGCCATCGCCTGGTGGCAGACGACGCCCCCGAATTCACCCTGATCGCCCCCGACGTGATCGACGGCACCTGCCCCGAGCTGCTACAGGACCTGCTTGAAGTCCGCGGCCTCGGCGTGCTGAACGTGCGCGAGATGTTCGGCCACACGGCCGTCAAGCCGTCCAAATACCTGCGCCTGATCATCCACCTGAAGCCACTGCGCGAAGGCGAGGAGATCGACGCGATGACCCGGCTCACCGGCGACATCGGGCACCGCGAGGTGTTCGAGGTACCGATCCCCATGATCACCCTCCCCGTGGCGCCGGGCCGCAACCTTTCCGTGCTGGTCGAAGCCGCCGTGCGCAGCCACATGCTGAAGAGCAAGGGCATCGACCCGGCGCAGACCTTCATCGACCGCCAGGCGCACCAGATGCGCCGCCTTCCCCCGTGGTGA